One window of the Pyxicephalus adspersus chromosome 5, UCB_Pads_2.0, whole genome shotgun sequence genome contains the following:
- the LOC140332002 gene encoding thiopurine S-methyltransferase-like, giving the protein MADSSNFTKTKQAIVLTDEDWNVKWQTRQIGFHEKDVHPLLVEFQNEMINDKTKLNIFFPLCGKAVDMKWLADMGHNIVGVDISEIGLKEFFEEQNLPYFEEPVAEIPGAKVFKSTSGNISLYCCSIYTISSSVIGRFDGIWDRGALVAVNPCDRKRYANLLLSLLNRDSRYLLVVLDYDPTLITGPPFYVSESEMEQLFGSTCSYKLLKNIDVMTDKQRQRGLGYCNSKIYLITPKSIS; this is encoded by the exons ATGGCTGATAGTTCTAATTTCACTAAAACAAAACAAGCTATAGTTCTTACAGATGAAGACTGGAATGTAAAATGGCAAACTAGACAGATAGGCTTTCATGAGAAGGATGTACATCC GTTACTTGTAGAATTCCAGAATGAAATGATTAATGACAAGACAAAGCTCaacattttctttcctctttGTGGAAAAGCAGTGGATATGAAATG GTTGGCAGATATGGGACATAACATTGTTGGCGTCGATATTTCTGAAATAGGATTGAAGGAATTTTTTGAAGAGCAAAATCTCCCCTATTTTGAAGAACCAGTAGCAGAGATACCTGGGGCAAAAGTTTTCAAG AGCACATCTGGAAACATATCACTGTACTGCTGTAGTATATATACCATTTCTAG ttCAGTCATTGGACGGTTTGATGGAATATGGGACAGAGGGGCACTGGTAGCTGTGAACCCATGTGACAGGAAACG atatgCCAATCTACTGTTATCATTACTAAATAGGGATAGCCGTTACTTGCTTGTAGTCCTTGATTATGATCCAACATTGATCACCG GCCCACCATTTTATGTCTCTGAATCTGAAATGGAGCAACTGTTCG GTTCAACCTGTAGTTATAAACTCTTGAAGAATATTGATGTAATGACTGACAAGCAACGGCAGCGAGGACTTGGCTACTGTAACTCAAAAATATACCTTATAACACCAAAATCCATTTCCTAA
- the NHLRC1 gene encoding E3 ubiquitin-protein ligase NHLRC1: MSSSSQKEIRTMKDFLDETEINLLECKVCFEKYSQQQRHRPRNLPCGHIICQDCVSSLLNPGNSKLECPFCRKGCRKSETSVCLPVLHLLEIIGRVVPDHPERRFADCRSNQVAKLKSASFKLSASFGGWGVLFNPTGIAFCYSTGCLLVVHDGKKRLSRFTMNGNLVHEMGEKSSSENGLVYAVSVAVTLDGFVAVTDAGDRSLKVYSPAGKRTLIVKKPFLLPWGLAVNAENEVIVSDPDGSSLVLVAANFSQGGIKKTVNICSNLNQPKEIAVCQTNGSVIVVEHLAKDNKNSSSTRIKILNNNMRLLRQIDSFNLSLFLPLDVHTSGVAFDHEGNILVADVNNRCVICLNKIEEGNGLKHVVASGLSYPVAIAVIEDGSIAVLDSGNHSVLVYSP; this comes from the coding sequence ATGTCATCCTCATCACAGAAAGAAATCAGGACTATGAAGGATTTTTTGGATGAAACTGAAATTAACTTACTTGAATGCAAGGtttgttttgaaaaatacagCCAGCAACAAAGGCATAGGCCCAGGAACCTTCCTTGTGGCCACATCATATGTCAGGATTGTGTGTCGTCTCTTCTAAACCCTGGAAACTCAAAGCTAGAATGTCCTTTCTGCCGCAAAGGTTGCAGGAAGTCTGAGACTAGTGTGTGCCTCCCTGTCCTACACCTCCTGGAGATCATAGGGCGCGTGGTTCCTGATCATCCAGAAAGAAGATTTGCAGATTGTAGAAGTAATCAAGTAGCAAAACTGAAATCTGCAAGTTTTAAACTGAGCGCATCTTTTGGCGGCTGGGGCGTGCTTTTCAACCCTACTGGTATTGCATTCTGTTACAGCACCGGTTGTTTGCTTGTGGTACACGATGGGAAAAAAAGACTTTCAAGATTTACAATGAATGGAAATTTAGTTCATGAAATGGGTGAGAAGTCCAGTTCTGAAAATGGCCTAGTGTATGCAGTCAGTGTGGCGGTCACCCTGGATGGATTTGTTGCAGTGACAGATGCAGGCGATCGGTCACTAAAGGTGTACAGTCCAGCTGGAAAACGCACTTTGATTGTTAAAAAACCTTTCCTCTTGCCTTGGGGCTTAGCTGTAAATGCTGAAAACGAAGTCATAGTTTCTGACCCAGATGGTAGCAGCCTTGTTCTTGTAGCTGCCAACTTTAGCCAAGGTGGCATCAAGAAAACCGTTAACATATGTTCTAACCTAAACCAGCCCAAGGAAATTGCAGTCTGCCAAACAAATGGATCGGTTATTGTGGTCGAACACCTGGCAAAGGACAACAAAAATTCTTCCAGTACTAGAATTaagattttaaataataatatgagGCTCTTAAGACAAATTGATAGTTTTAATTTGAGCCTTTTTCTGCCGTTAGATGTACACACATCTGGAGTGGCCTTCGATCATGAAGGAAATATTTTAGTAGCGGATGTAAATAACAGATGTGTAATTTGCTTGAACAAAATAGAGGAAGGCAATGGCTTAAAGCATGTTGTTGCCAGTGGCCTTTCATACCCAGTGGCAATAGCCGTAATAGAAGATGGCTCCATTGCTGTTCTGGATAGCGGAAACCACTCTGTGCTAGTTTATTCTCCATAA